In one window of Pseudomonas benzenivorans DNA:
- a CDS encoding SGNH/GDSL hydrolase family protein produces the protein MSRWRGLRWWLLLVPALPLLLPLALHTRRRALRLAPAAGPLQGVAGGQLPGKPLLLLVLGESTVAGVGVSCLSQALVGCLARALCERQGRPVVWRACGENGITVAEARKRLLPQVLDDSPELVLLVFGVNDSTALTSIRRWQRALGDMAETLAAGGARVVFTGVPPLQHFRALPWLLRTLLGVRAALLDAGLREVAGRIAADYCPLDLPFAAEYLALDGYHPSALGYRLWAEGVAGALSLAPAPAGPAG, from the coding sequence GTGAGTCGCTGGCGCGGGCTGCGCTGGTGGCTGCTGCTGGTGCCGGCGCTGCCGTTGCTCCTGCCGCTGGCGTTGCATACCCGTCGTCGGGCACTGAGGTTGGCGCCGGCGGCCGGACCGCTGCAGGGGGTGGCCGGTGGGCAGTTGCCGGGCAAGCCCTTGCTTCTGCTGGTGCTCGGCGAGTCGACCGTGGCTGGGGTCGGCGTCAGCTGCCTGTCCCAAGCCTTGGTCGGTTGCCTGGCCCGGGCCCTGTGCGAGCGCCAGGGGCGGCCGGTGGTCTGGCGGGCCTGTGGCGAGAACGGCATCACCGTCGCCGAGGCCCGGAAGCGCCTGCTGCCGCAGGTGCTGGACGATTCGCCGGAGCTGGTGCTGCTGGTCTTCGGGGTCAACGACAGCACGGCCTTGACCTCGATACGCCGCTGGCAGCGGGCCCTCGGCGACATGGCGGAGACCTTGGCCGCGGGCGGTGCGCGAGTGGTCTTCACTGGCGTACCGCCCTTGCAGCACTTTCGCGCCTTGCCCTGGCTGCTGCGGACGTTGCTCGGAGTGCGGGCCGCGCTGCTGGATGCGGGGCTGCGTGAGGTGGCAGGGCGGATAGCCGCGGACTACTGCCCGTTGGACTTGCCGTTTGCCGCCGAGTACCTGGCGCTGGACGGCTATCACCCGTCCGCCCTGGGCTATCGCCTGTGGGCCGAAGGGGTGGCCGGGGCCCTTAGTCTTGCGCCGGCTCCGGCTGGGCCTGCTGGCTGA
- the purT gene encoding formate-dependent phosphoribosylglycinamide formyltransferase: MSRIGTPLSPSATRVLLCGAGELGKEVVIELQRFGVEVIAVDRYANAPAMQVAHRSHVLDMLDGAALRAVIELERPHYIVPEIEAIATATLVELEEEGYCVIPSARAAQLTMNREGIRRLAAEELGLPTSPYRFADSFEQCRAAVQALGFPCLIKPIMSSSGKGQSLLKSIDDLQSAWDYAQAGGRAGKGRVIVEGFVDFDYEIALLTVRHAGGTTFCAPVGHRQVRGDYQESWQPQPMSPGAQAEAERIALAVTEALGGRGLFGVELFVKGDRVWFCEISPRPHDTGLVTLISQDLSEFALHARAILGLPIPAIRQLGPSASAVVLAEGESQQVAFAHLDAALAEPDTALRLFGKPQVSGQRRMGVALARAESLQAARDKAARAARAVSVEL; this comes from the coding sequence ATGTCCCGTATCGGAACCCCGCTGTCGCCGAGCGCGACCCGTGTGCTGCTGTGCGGCGCTGGCGAGCTGGGCAAGGAAGTGGTGATCGAGTTGCAGCGCTTCGGTGTCGAGGTGATCGCCGTGGATCGTTACGCCAACGCCCCGGCCATGCAGGTGGCGCACCGCAGCCATGTCCTGGACATGCTCGACGGCGCGGCGCTTCGGGCGGTGATCGAGCTGGAGCGCCCGCACTACATAGTCCCGGAGATCGAGGCCATCGCCACGGCCACCCTGGTGGAGCTGGAAGAAGAAGGCTACTGCGTGATCCCTAGTGCCCGCGCCGCCCAGCTGACCATGAACCGCGAGGGCATCCGCCGCCTGGCGGCCGAGGAGCTGGGGTTGCCGACCTCGCCCTACCGCTTCGCCGATTCCTTCGAGCAGTGCCGTGCCGCGGTGCAGGCCCTGGGCTTCCCCTGCCTGATCAAGCCGATCATGAGCTCCTCGGGCAAGGGCCAGTCGCTGCTCAAGTCCATCGATGACCTGCAATCGGCCTGGGACTATGCCCAGGCCGGCGGTCGTGCCGGCAAGGGGCGGGTGATAGTCGAGGGCTTCGTCGACTTCGACTACGAGATCGCCCTGCTTACCGTGCGCCACGCCGGCGGTACCACCTTCTGTGCGCCGGTCGGGCATCGTCAGGTCCGGGGCGACTACCAGGAGTCCTGGCAGCCTCAGCCGATGAGTCCCGGCGCTCAGGCCGAAGCCGAACGCATCGCCCTGGCGGTGACCGAGGCCCTGGGCGGGCGTGGGCTGTTCGGCGTCGAGCTGTTCGTCAAGGGCGATCGGGTGTGGTTCTGCGAGATATCCCCGCGCCCCCACGACACCGGCCTGGTCACCCTGATATCCCAGGACCTGTCCGAGTTCGCCCTGCATGCGCGGGCCATCCTCGGCCTGCCGATTCCGGCGATCCGCCAGCTGGGTCCCTCGGCTTCGGCGGTGGTGCTGGCCGAGGGCGAGTCGCAGCAGGTGGCGTTCGCCCATCTTGACGCGGCCCTGGCCGAGCCGGATACCGCCTTGCGCCTGTTCGGCAAGCCGCAGGTCAGCGGTCAGCGGCGCATGGGGGTGGCCCTGGCCCGCGCCGAATCGCTGCAGGCGGCGCGCGACAAGGCGGCGCGCGCGGCTCGGGCGGTCAGCGTCGAGTTGTGA
- a CDS encoding DUF1289 domain-containing protein, with amino-acid sequence MRPVERPVASPCVSICALDDEDICIGCQRNVAEITRWSRMDDGERRQVLARCHARAEAKGVLL; translated from the coding sequence ATGAGGCCCGTAGAGCGTCCAGTCGCTTCGCCCTGCGTGAGCATCTGCGCGCTGGACGATGAGGATATCTGCATCGGTTGCCAGCGTAACGTCGCCGAGATCACTCGCTGGAGCCGGATGGACGACGGCGAGCGGCGCCAGGTGCTGGCGCGCTGCCATGCGCGTGCCGAGGCCAAGGGCGTGCTGCTCTAG
- a CDS encoding gamma carbonic anhydrase family protein gives MKYRLGPVRVEAHPDSWVAPNATLIGKVKLEAGASVWFNAVLRGDNEPIHIGEQSNVQDGTVMHTDMGFPLSIGKGVTIGHKAMLHGCSVGDYSLIGINAVVLNGARIGKYCIIGANTLIGEGKEIPDGSLVVGSPGKVIRSLSEEQKKMLEASAAHYVHNAQRYARELAEQES, from the coding sequence ATGAAATACCGCCTGGGACCCGTGCGGGTCGAGGCTCACCCGGACAGCTGGGTGGCGCCCAATGCCACGCTGATCGGCAAGGTCAAGCTGGAGGCCGGTGCCAGCGTCTGGTTCAACGCGGTATTGCGCGGCGACAACGAGCCGATCCATATCGGCGAGCAGAGCAACGTCCAGGACGGCACGGTGATGCACACCGACATGGGCTTTCCGCTTTCCATCGGCAAGGGCGTGACCATCGGCCACAAGGCCATGCTGCATGGCTGCTCGGTGGGCGATTACAGCCTGATCGGCATCAACGCCGTGGTGCTCAACGGCGCCAGGATCGGCAAGTACTGCATCATCGGCGCCAACACCCTGATCGGCGAGGGCAAGGAGATCCCCGACGGCTCCCTGGTGGTCGGCTCCCCGGGCAAGGTGATTCGCAGCCTGAGCGAGGAGCAGAAGAAGATGCTCGAGGCCAGCGCCGCCCACTATGTGCACAACGCCCAGCGCTATGCCCGCGAGCTGGCCGAGCAGGAATCATGA
- a CDS encoding CoA pyrophosphatase yields the protein MLDELLHRVRGHSPRHLETDRSFPEAAVLVPITRSDEPEVVLTLRASGLSTHGGEVAFPGGRRDPEDVDLIRTALREAEEEIGLPPGLVEVIGPLSSVVSRHGIQVTPYVGLVPDYVEYRANDGEIASVFSVPLAFFRDDPREVTHRIDYLGQSWYVPSYRYGEYKIWGLTAIMLVELVNLLYDAGIALHQPPAHYIALN from the coding sequence ATGCTGGATGAGCTACTCCACCGCGTGCGCGGTCACAGTCCGCGCCATCTGGAGACCGACCGCAGCTTCCCCGAGGCGGCTGTGCTGGTGCCTATCACCCGTAGCGACGAGCCGGAGGTGGTGCTGACCCTGCGCGCCAGCGGCCTGTCCACCCACGGTGGCGAGGTGGCCTTCCCCGGCGGGCGGCGCGATCCGGAGGACGTGGACCTGATCCGCACCGCGTTGCGCGAGGCGGAGGAGGAGATCGGCCTGCCGCCGGGGCTGGTGGAGGTGATCGGGCCGCTCAGCTCGGTGGTGTCGCGCCATGGCATCCAGGTCACGCCCTATGTCGGGTTGGTGCCGGACTACGTGGAGTACCGGGCGAACGACGGCGAGATCGCCTCGGTGTTCTCGGTGCCGCTGGCGTTCTTCCGCGACGATCCGCGGGAGGTGACCCATCGCATCGATTACCTCGGGCAGAGCTGGTACGTGCCGAGCTACCGCTACGGCGAGTACAAGATCTGGGGGCTGACGGCGATCATGCTGGTGGAGCTGGTCAACCTGCTGTACGACGCCGGAATCGCCCTGCACCAGCCGCCCGCGCACTACATCGCGCTCAATTGA
- a CDS encoding NUDIX hydrolase, with the protein MKFCSQCGSPVTQRVPAGDNRPRYVCGHCHTIHYQNPRIVAGCLPVWGEQVLLCRRAIEPRRGYWTLPAGFMENGETLEQAAARETEEEACARVRDLNLYTLFDLPHINQVYLFFRAELVDLDFAAGEESLEVQLFDENEIPWSALAFPTVARTLECFFADRREHVYPVRNEPLEALRAHFRKPL; encoded by the coding sequence ATGAAGTTCTGCAGCCAGTGCGGCAGCCCGGTCACCCAGCGCGTCCCCGCCGGCGACAATCGCCCGCGCTATGTCTGCGGTCACTGCCACACCATCCACTACCAGAACCCGCGCATCGTCGCCGGCTGCCTGCCGGTGTGGGGCGAACAGGTGCTGCTGTGCCGCCGCGCCATCGAACCGCGTCGCGGCTACTGGACCCTGCCCGCCGGCTTCATGGAGAACGGCGAGACCCTCGAGCAGGCGGCAGCGCGGGAAACCGAGGAAGAGGCCTGCGCCCGGGTCCGCGACCTGAACCTCTACACCCTGTTCGACCTGCCGCACATCAATCAGGTGTACCTGTTCTTTCGCGCCGAACTGGTGGACCTGGACTTCGCCGCGGGCGAGGAAAGCCTGGAAGTACAGCTGTTCGATGAGAACGAGATCCCTTGGTCAGCGCTGGCTTTCCCGACCGTGGCCCGTACCCTAGAATGCTTCTTCGCCGACCGCCGGGAGCATGTCTACCCGGTTCGCAACGAGCCTCTGGAGGCCTTGCGCGCGCACTTCAGGAAACCCCTTTGA
- a CDS encoding L,D-transpeptidase family protein, with product MRWLLALLCLSLNLTAQASTTTTLSGPSVDKVLVLKSERQLQLLSRGQPLKSYRISLGKQPSGAKQREGDLRTPEGLYWIDWRKTSEKYQLSLHISYPNARDLAKARDQGVSAGGMIMIHGTPLDEEYPEWFFHTLDWTEGCIAMKNSDMREVWELVKDGTLIEIRP from the coding sequence ATGCGCTGGCTGCTCGCCCTGCTCTGCCTGTCCCTGAACCTGACTGCCCAGGCCAGCACCACGACCACTCTGAGCGGCCCCAGCGTGGACAAGGTGCTGGTGCTCAAGTCCGAGCGCCAGCTGCAGCTGCTCAGTCGCGGCCAGCCGCTCAAGTCCTACCGCATCTCCCTCGGCAAGCAGCCCAGCGGCGCCAAGCAGCGCGAGGGCGACCTGCGCACCCCGGAGGGGCTCTACTGGATCGATTGGCGCAAGACCAGCGAGAAGTACCAGCTGTCCCTGCACATCTCCTACCCCAACGCCCGCGACCTGGCCAAGGCCCGCGACCAGGGCGTATCGGCCGGCGGCATGATCATGATCCACGGCACGCCGCTGGACGAGGAATATCCGGAATGGTTCTTCCACACCCTGGACTGGACCGAGGGCTGCATCGCCATGAAGAACAGCGACATGCGCGAGGTGTGGGAGCTGGTCAAGGACGGCACGCTGATCGAGATTCGCCCCTGA
- a CDS encoding YqfO family protein, translated as MYKLCFYVPESHLHEVKQAVFAAGAGRIGQYDSCCWQVLGQGQFRPLQGSQPYLGQVGEVEQVTEWKVELVVADESIHQAVKALKQAHPYETPAFEVWRLSDLQF; from the coding sequence ATGTACAAGCTGTGTTTCTATGTCCCGGAAAGCCATCTGCATGAGGTGAAGCAGGCGGTGTTCGCCGCAGGCGCCGGACGCATCGGTCAATATGACAGCTGCTGCTGGCAGGTGCTCGGCCAGGGCCAGTTCCGCCCGCTACAGGGCAGTCAGCCTTACCTCGGTCAGGTCGGCGAAGTGGAGCAGGTGACGGAATGGAAGGTCGAGTTGGTGGTCGCCGACGAGTCGATCCACCAGGCGGTCAAGGCCCTGAAACAGGCTCACCCCTACGAGACCCCGGCGTTCGAGGTATGGCGCCTGTCCGATCTGCAGTTCTAG
- the purL gene encoding phosphoribosylformylglycinamidine synthase has translation MLILRGAPALSAFRHGKLLEQLTGKVPAVTGLYAEFAHFADVSGVLDADEERVLARLLKYGPSVPVQEPSGQLFLTIPRFGTISPWSSKASDIAHNCGLAKIQRLERGIAYYVTGELSAAESEQVAALLHDRMTQLVLDNLEGAAALFSHAAPKPLTAVDVLGGGRAALEQANVELGLALAEDEIDYLVQSFKDLGRNPHDIELMMFAQANSEHCRHKIFNASWDIDGQAQEKSLFGMIKNTYQMHSEGVLSAYKDNAAVIVGHKAGRFFPNGETRQYGAVEEPVHILMKVETHNHPTAIAPFPGASTGSGGEIRDEGATGRGAKPKAGLTGFTVSNLQIPGFEQPWEVPYGKPERIVTALDIMIEGPLGGAAFNNEFGRPALTGYFRTFEQAIATPRGEEVRGYHKPIMLAGGMGNIRGEHVQKGEISVGAKLIVLGGPAMLIGLGGGAASSMATGTSSADLDFASVQRENPEMERRCQEVIDRCWQLGEQNPIAFIHDVGAGGLSNAFPELVNDGGRGGRFELRNVPNDEPGMAPLEIWCNESQERYVLAVDAADFERFKAICERERCPFAVVGEATEEPHLTVADSHFGNNAVDMPLNVLLGKAPRMHRSADREAELGDDFDAGSLDLEDAVSRVLHHPAVASKSFLITIGDRTITGLVARDQMVGPWQVPVADCAVTATSFDVYTGEAMAMGERTPLALLDAPASGRMAIGETLTNLAASRIEKISDIKLSANWMAAAGHPGEDARLYDTVKAVGMELCPELGITIPVGKDSMSMKTRWQDAGEDKSVTAPLSLIVTGFAPVSDIRQTLTPQLRMDKGETDLILIDLGRGQNRMGASILAQVHGRIGRQAPDVDDAEDLKAFFAVIQGLNADGHLLAYHDRSDGGLLVTALEMAFAGHCGLNLQLDALADGREELAAVLFNEELGALIQVRQDATPDVLAQFSAAGLGDCVAVIGQPVNNAEVIIGFAGQTVFAGERRLLQRQWSETSYQIQRLRDNAQCADQEFDALLEEDNPGLSVKLGYDVNEDIAAPYIKKGVRPQIAVLREQGVNGQVEMAAAFDRAGFNAIDVHMSDILAGRVDLEAFKGLVACGGFSYGDVLGAGEGWAKSILFNSRARDAFQGFFARSDSFALGVCNGCQMLSNLHELIPGSEFWPHFVRNRSEQFEARVAMVQVQESASIFLRGMAGSRMPIAIAHGEGHAEFESEEALLEADLSGCVAMRFVDSHGKVTETYPANPNGSPRGITGLTSRDGRVTIMMPHPERVFRAVQNSWRPDDWQEDAGWLRMFRNARVWVD, from the coding sequence ATGCTGATCCTGCGCGGCGCTCCCGCCCTTTCTGCTTTCCGCCACGGTAAATTGCTCGAGCAACTGACCGGCAAAGTACCCGCTGTGACCGGACTGTACGCCGAGTTCGCGCATTTTGCCGACGTCTCCGGTGTGCTCGATGCCGACGAAGAGCGGGTGCTGGCCCGTCTGCTGAAATACGGCCCGAGCGTGCCGGTGCAGGAGCCCAGCGGCCAGCTGTTCCTGACCATCCCGCGTTTCGGCACCATCTCGCCCTGGTCGAGCAAGGCCAGCGACATCGCCCACAACTGCGGTCTGGCGAAGATCCAGCGCCTGGAACGCGGCATCGCCTACTACGTGACCGGCGAGCTGAGCGCCGCCGAGTCCGAGCAGGTCGCCGCCCTGTTGCACGACCGCATGACCCAGCTGGTGCTGGACAACCTGGAAGGCGCCGCGGCGCTGTTCAGCCATGCCGCACCCAAGCCGCTGACCGCGGTGGACGTGCTCGGCGGTGGCCGCGCCGCCCTCGAGCAGGCCAACGTCGAACTGGGCCTGGCCCTGGCCGAGGACGAGATCGACTACCTGGTGCAGAGCTTCAAGGATCTGGGGCGCAACCCCCATGACATCGAGCTGATGATGTTCGCCCAGGCCAACTCCGAGCACTGCCGGCACAAGATCTTCAACGCCAGCTGGGATATCGACGGTCAAGCCCAGGAGAAATCCCTGTTCGGCATGATCAAGAACACCTACCAGATGCACAGCGAGGGCGTGCTGTCGGCCTACAAGGACAACGCCGCGGTGATAGTCGGGCACAAGGCCGGGCGCTTCTTCCCCAACGGCGAGACCCGCCAGTACGGCGCAGTCGAGGAGCCGGTGCACATCCTGATGAAGGTGGAGACGCACAACCACCCGACTGCCATCGCCCCCTTCCCGGGGGCCTCCACCGGCTCCGGCGGCGAGATCCGCGACGAGGGTGCCACCGGCCGCGGCGCCAAGCCCAAGGCCGGCCTGACCGGCTTCACCGTGTCCAACCTGCAGATCCCCGGCTTCGAACAGCCCTGGGAAGTGCCCTACGGCAAGCCCGAGCGCATCGTCACCGCGCTGGACATCATGATCGAGGGCCCACTCGGCGGCGCCGCGTTCAACAACGAATTCGGCCGCCCGGCGCTGACCGGCTATTTCCGCACCTTCGAACAGGCGATCGCCACGCCGCGCGGCGAAGAGGTACGTGGCTACCACAAGCCGATCATGCTCGCCGGCGGCATGGGCAATATTCGCGGCGAACACGTGCAGAAGGGCGAGATCAGCGTCGGCGCCAAGCTGATCGTGCTCGGCGGCCCGGCCATGCTGATCGGCCTGGGCGGCGGCGCCGCCTCGTCGATGGCCACCGGCACCAGCTCGGCCGACCTCGACTTCGCCTCGGTGCAGCGCGAGAACCCGGAGATGGAGCGCCGTTGCCAGGAGGTGATCGACCGCTGCTGGCAGCTCGGCGAGCAGAACCCCATCGCCTTCATCCACGACGTCGGCGCCGGCGGCCTGTCCAACGCCTTCCCCGAGTTGGTCAACGACGGCGGTCGCGGCGGCCGCTTCGAGCTGCGCAACGTGCCCAACGACGAGCCGGGCATGGCGCCGCTGGAAATCTGGTGCAACGAGTCCCAGGAGCGCTACGTGCTGGCGGTCGACGCCGCCGACTTCGAGCGGTTCAAGGCCATCTGCGAGCGCGAGCGCTGCCCCTTCGCGGTGGTCGGCGAGGCCACCGAGGAGCCGCACCTGACCGTCGCCGACAGCCATTTCGGCAACAACGCGGTGGACATGCCGCTCAACGTGCTGCTCGGCAAGGCGCCGCGCATGCACCGTTCGGCCGACCGCGAGGCCGAGCTGGGCGACGACTTCGACGCCGGCAGCCTGGACCTCGAGGACGCCGTCAGCCGCGTGCTGCACCACCCGGCGGTGGCCAGCAAGAGCTTCCTGATCACCATCGGCGACCGCACCATCACCGGCCTGGTGGCCCGCGACCAGATGGTCGGGCCCTGGCAGGTGCCGGTGGCCGATTGCGCCGTCACCGCCACCAGCTTCGACGTCTACACCGGCGAAGCCATGGCCATGGGCGAGCGTACCCCGCTGGCCCTGCTCGACGCCCCGGCCTCCGGGCGCATGGCGATCGGCGAGACCCTGACCAACCTGGCGGCCTCGCGCATCGAGAAGATTTCCGACATCAAGCTGTCGGCCAACTGGATGGCCGCCGCCGGCCACCCGGGCGAGGATGCGCGCCTGTACGACACGGTCAAGGCCGTCGGCATGGAGCTGTGCCCGGAGCTGGGCATCACCATTCCGGTGGGCAAGGACTCGATGTCGATGAAGACCCGCTGGCAGGACGCGGGCGAGGACAAGAGCGTCACCGCGCCGTTGTCGCTGATCGTCACCGGCTTCGCCCCGGTTAGCGACATCCGCCAGACCCTGACCCCGCAGCTGCGCATGGACAAGGGCGAGACCGACCTGATCCTGATCGACCTGGGCCGCGGGCAGAACCGCATGGGCGCCTCGATCCTCGCCCAGGTGCACGGCCGGATCGGCCGCCAGGCCCCGGACGTCGACGATGCCGAGGACCTCAAGGCGTTCTTCGCGGTGATCCAGGGCTTGAATGCCGACGGCCACCTGCTGGCCTATCACGACCGTTCTGACGGTGGCCTGCTGGTCACCGCGCTGGAGATGGCCTTCGCCGGCCACTGCGGCCTCAACCTGCAGCTCGACGCCCTGGCCGATGGTCGCGAGGAACTGGCCGCGGTGCTGTTCAACGAGGAGCTGGGTGCGCTGATCCAGGTGCGCCAGGACGCCACGCCGGACGTGCTGGCACAGTTCAGCGCCGCCGGCCTGGGTGACTGCGTGGCGGTGATCGGCCAGCCGGTCAACAACGCCGAGGTGATCATCGGCTTCGCCGGGCAGACGGTGTTCGCCGGCGAGCGTCGCCTGCTGCAGCGCCAGTGGTCCGAGACCAGCTACCAGATCCAGCGTCTGCGCGACAACGCCCAGTGCGCCGATCAGGAGTTCGACGCCCTGCTCGAAGAGGACAACCCGGGCCTGAGCGTCAAGCTCGGCTACGACGTCAACGAGGACATCGCCGCGCCCTATATCAAGAAGGGCGTGCGGCCGCAGATCGCCGTGCTGCGCGAGCAGGGCGTCAACGGTCAGGTGGAGATGGCCGCGGCCTTCGATCGCGCCGGCTTCAACGCCATCGACGTGCACATGAGCGATATCCTCGCCGGTCGCGTCGACCTCGAAGCCTTCAAGGGCCTGGTCGCCTGCGGCGGCTTCTCCTATGGCGACGTGCTCGGCGCCGGCGAGGGCTGGGCCAAGTCGATCCTGTTCAACAGCCGCGCCCGCGATGCCTTCCAGGGCTTCTTCGCGCGCAGCGACAGTTTCGCCCTGGGCGTGTGCAACGGCTGTCAGATGCTGTCGAACCTGCACGAGCTGATCCCCGGCAGCGAGTTCTGGCCGCACTTCGTGCGCAACCGTTCCGAGCAGTTCGAGGCCCGTGTGGCCATGGTCCAGGTGCAGGAGTCGGCGTCGATCTTCTTGCGTGGCATGGCCGGTTCGCGCATGCCGATCGCCATCGCCCACGGCGAGGGCCATGCCGAGTTCGAGAGCGAGGAGGCGCTGCTGGAGGCCGACCTGTCCGGCTGCGTGGCCATGCGCTTCGTCGACAGCCACGGCAAGGTCACCGAGACCTACCCGGCCAACCCCAACGGTTCGCCGCGCGGGATCACCGGCCTGACCAGCCGCGACGGTCGGGTGACCATCATGATGCCGCACCCGGAGCGGGTGTTCCGCGCCGTGCAGAACTCCTGGCGCCCGGACGACTGGCAGGAAGATGCCGGCTGGCTACGCATGTTCCGCAACGCCCGGGTCTGGGTGGACTGA
- the mltF gene encoding membrane-bound lytic murein transglycosylase MltF, translating to MFAQSAFRSRCARWLSAIGILLLLGGCVEEPSTLERVQAEGVLRVITRNSPATYFQDRNGETGFEYELVKRLAADLGVELQIETADNLDQLFARLGEAKGPVLAAASLVASDGRRQIARFSQPYLQVTPQVVYRNGQLRPTRPQDLLGKRILVLKGSSHAEQLAALKIELPELKYEESAEVEVVDLLRMVDEGQIDLTLVDSNELAMNQVYFPNVRVAFDFGDTQGLGWAVAPGEDRSLLEAVDAFLARAQQNGSLKRLTERYYGHVDVLGYVGAYTFAKHLQQRLPLYEKHFREAARAQGVDWRLLAAMGYQESLWQPTATSKTGVRGLMMLTLRTAQAMGVSNRLDPKQSIDGGAKYIVRVKEQLPAGIAEPDRTWFALAAYNVGAGHLEDARKLTEAEGLDPNKWLDVQKILPRLAQKQWYSKTRYGYARGGEPVHFVRNIRRYYDILTWVTQPQLEGPQVAESSLHVPGVNKNPPREQLPPL from the coding sequence ATGTTTGCCCAATCTGCGTTCCGCTCCCGCTGCGCCCGCTGGCTGTCAGCGATCGGAATCCTCCTGCTGCTCGGCGGCTGTGTCGAAGAACCCAGCACCCTCGAGCGCGTCCAGGCGGAGGGTGTGCTGCGCGTGATCACCCGCAACAGCCCGGCCACCTACTTCCAGGACCGCAACGGCGAGACCGGCTTCGAATACGAGCTGGTCAAGCGCCTGGCCGCCGACCTGGGCGTCGAGCTGCAGATCGAGACCGCCGACAACCTCGACCAGCTGTTCGCCCGCCTCGGCGAGGCCAAGGGCCCGGTGCTGGCCGCCGCCAGCCTGGTGGCAAGCGACGGACGGCGGCAGATCGCCCGCTTTTCCCAGCCTTACCTGCAAGTCACCCCGCAGGTCGTCTACCGCAACGGCCAACTGCGCCCGACCCGCCCCCAGGACCTGCTCGGCAAACGCATTCTGGTGCTCAAGGGCAGCAGCCACGCCGAGCAGTTGGCGGCACTCAAGATCGAACTCCCCGAGTTGAAGTACGAGGAGTCCGCCGAGGTGGAGGTGGTCGACTTGCTGCGCATGGTCGACGAAGGGCAGATCGACCTGACCCTGGTGGACTCCAACGAACTGGCGATGAACCAGGTGTATTTCCCCAACGTGCGCGTGGCCTTCGATTTCGGCGACACCCAGGGCCTGGGCTGGGCCGTCGCCCCCGGCGAGGACCGCAGCCTGCTCGAGGCGGTCGATGCCTTTCTCGCCCGCGCCCAGCAGAACGGCAGCCTCAAGCGCCTGACCGAGCGCTACTACGGCCATGTCGACGTCCTCGGCTACGTGGGGGCCTACACCTTCGCCAAGCACCTGCAGCAGCGCCTGCCCCTCTACGAGAAGCACTTCCGCGAGGCCGCCCGGGCCCAGGGGGTGGACTGGCGCCTGCTGGCCGCCATGGGCTACCAGGAATCCCTGTGGCAGCCGACCGCCACCTCCAAGACCGGCGTACGCGGCCTGATGATGCTGACGCTACGCACCGCCCAGGCCATGGGCGTATCCAATCGCCTCGACCCCAAGCAGAGCATCGACGGCGGCGCCAAGTACATCGTCCGGGTGAAGGAGCAGCTGCCGGCCGGCATAGCCGAGCCGGATCGCACCTGGTTCGCCCTGGCCGCCTACAACGTCGGCGCCGGCCACCTGGAGGACGCGCGCAAGCTCACCGAGGCCGAGGGCCTGGACCCCAACAAGTGGCTGGACGTGCAGAAGATCCTGCCGCGCCTGGCGCAGAAGCAGTGGTACAGCAAGACCCGCTACGGCTATGCCCGTGGCGGCGAGCCGGTGCACTTCGTGCGCAACATCCGCCGCTACTACGACATCCTCACCTGGGTCACGCAGCCGCAACTGGAAGGCCCCCAGGTGGCCGAATCCAGCCTGCACGTACCGGGCGTCAACAAGAACCCGCCGCGCGAGCAACTGCCGCCGCTCTGA
- the tadA gene encoding tRNA adenosine(34) deaminase TadA, with protein MRQPRIIDRSRDEHFMRQALAEAAAGAALGEVPVGAVLVQDGVVIGRGFNCPISTHDPSAHAEMVAIRAAAKAVGNYRLPGSALYVTLEPCSMCAGLIVHGRIERVVYGATEPKAGVALSRGEFFSQGFLNHRVLIEGGVLAQECSEMLSAFFRARRGAR; from the coding sequence GTGCGTCAGCCCAGGATCATCGATCGCTCGCGCGACGAGCACTTCATGCGTCAGGCCCTGGCCGAGGCGGCTGCCGGCGCCGCCTTGGGCGAGGTGCCGGTGGGCGCCGTGCTGGTGCAGGATGGCGTCGTCATCGGTCGCGGCTTCAATTGCCCGATCTCCACCCATGATCCCAGCGCCCATGCCGAGATGGTGGCCATCCGGGCTGCGGCCAAGGCCGTCGGCAACTACCGTCTGCCCGGCAGCGCCCTGTATGTGACCCTGGAGCCGTGCAGCATGTGCGCCGGGCTGATCGTCCATGGGCGGATCGAGCGGGTGGTGTACGGCGCCACCGAGCCCAAGGCCGGAGTGGCGCTCAGCCGCGGCGAGTTCTTCAGTCAGGGGTTCCTCAACCACCGGGTGCTGATCGAGGGTGGGGTGCTGGCACAGGAGTGCAGCGAGATGCTCAGCGCCTTCTTCAGGGCGCGCAGAGGGGCCCGTTAG